In the genome of Candidatus Ancaeobacter aquaticus, one region contains:
- a CDS encoding prepilin-type N-terminal cleavage/methylation domain-containing protein, giving the protein MKLHRRINAFTFIEIVAAIAILAIGILSVLTLFPVGIDSSKKAGLRTKAVILGEKKIEEFKATTVFSSLASSPKTNFTTTDDPEQMYQYEIDVSTPVTGNSGTTTSSADSNLRNVTVTVLWPAKETDRKKQQKTAFSTYIGNR; this is encoded by the coding sequence ATGAAACTACATAGACGAATCAATGCTTTTACCTTTATTGAAATTGTTGCAGCTATAGCGATTCTCGCTATTGGCATCCTTTCTGTTCTAACCCTTTTCCCCGTAGGTATCGACTCATCAAAAAAAGCAGGTTTAAGAACAAAAGCGGTGATTCTCGGTGAGAAAAAGATCGAAGAGTTTAAAGCGACTACCGTCTTCAGCAGTCTCGCATCTTCTCCAAAAACAAATTTCACTACTACCGATGATCCCGAACAAATGTATCAATATGAAATAGATGTATCAACGCCTGTAACAGGAAATTCAGGAACAACAACCTCGTCTGCTGACTCAAATTTGCGTAACGTTACTGTTACTGTTTTATGGCCCGCTAAAGAAACTGACCGAAAGAAACAGCAAAAAACAGCTTTCTCCACCTACATCGGCAACCGCTAG
- a CDS encoding M48 family metallopeptidase has product MATNTSPEKLQKAKQYEKIHNILFVAELIISFAVLLIFIFSGLSQWLVDFIAPLSVNIWFKVFLYVLICYVSFSLIFFPLSFYSGYLLEHKFDLSNETKKMWFLDYAKSLGINILFLLIFAEVLHLFLRISGNMWWIWAGMFWLLFGLVISNLYPILILPIFYKVKPLENEDLVERLMKLSESVKAKILGVFEMDMSRKSKKANAMFAGLGNTKRIILSDTLVSDYTPEEVEVILAHELGHFYYKHIIKLIAISTVSTFVGLYITNIALYSLCNLAGYSAITDVAALPLFALVLSIFGLALMPISNTYSRKLEREADAFALEKTNNPNAFIESMKKLASQNLSNPEPNPILEFILYSHPAISKRIKMAEQYKNQTRDCRLE; this is encoded by the coding sequence ATGGCTACAAATACATCACCAGAAAAACTTCAAAAAGCAAAACAGTATGAAAAGATACATAATATTCTTTTTGTTGCTGAGCTTATAATTTCTTTTGCGGTATTACTCATATTTATTTTTTCAGGGTTATCGCAGTGGCTTGTTGATTTTATTGCGCCGCTATCAGTAAATATTTGGTTTAAAGTGTTTTTGTATGTTCTTATCTGTTACGTCTCTTTTTCACTAATATTTTTTCCATTAAGTTTTTATTCAGGATATCTTCTCGAACATAAATTTGACTTATCGAATGAAACAAAAAAAATGTGGTTTTTAGATTATGCAAAATCGTTAGGGATTAATATATTATTTTTATTAATTTTTGCAGAGGTTTTACATCTCTTTTTAAGAATTTCTGGAAACATGTGGTGGATATGGGCAGGTATGTTTTGGCTGCTTTTTGGTCTTGTCATTAGCAATCTTTATCCCATACTTATTCTCCCTATTTTTTATAAAGTAAAACCGCTTGAGAATGAAGACCTTGTAGAGAGGCTAATGAAACTTTCAGAATCAGTAAAAGCAAAGATACTTGGCGTCTTTGAAATGGATATGAGCCGTAAATCAAAAAAAGCAAACGCTATGTTTGCGGGGCTTGGGAACACAAAAAGAATTATTCTTTCAGACACACTCGTGTCAGATTATACGCCGGAAGAAGTCGAAGTGATTCTCGCGCACGAGCTCGGACACTTTTATTATAAACATATTATCAAACTCATTGCGATATCAACGGTATCAACTTTTGTTGGTTTGTATATAACAAACATTGCCCTGTATTCATTATGCAACCTTGCGGGATACAGCGCTATTACTGATGTTGCGGCTCTGCCGCTTTTTGCGTTAGTGTTATCTATTTTTGGTTTAGCTCTCATGCCGATATCAAATACATACTCACGTAAACTCGAAAGAGAAGCAGATGCATTTGCTTTAGAAAAAACAAATAATCCAAACGCGTTTATTGAAAGTATGAAAAAACTCGCCTCACAAAATCTTTCAAACCCGGAACCAAATCCAATACTAGAATTTATTTTATATTCACATCCAGCAATTTCAAAACGCATAAAAATGGCAGAACAATACAAAAATCAGACCAGAGACTGCAGACTTGAATAG
- a CDS encoding ParB/RepB/Spo0J family partition protein, translated as MEQKSVLGRGLSALIPEKKVEKNESGSLQLPIEKIRRSSYQPRVHFDEVAQNELIESIKKRGVIQPILVRTSDDGYELIAGERRLRAAQAVELETIPAIIREVGNKEAMELALIENVLREDLDPIEEAKGYYRLIKEFGLTQEQIAEEVGKERASIANSMRLLKLPGNVRELISQGLLSVGHGKVLLSVMDEKTIEKLCKSIINSKLSVRETEKLIEKLRTNPVHKRDRKNSDPHLAAIEDELKRKFGTSVKVWQGSKAGKLTIEYYSKEDLNRIIEILGVAF; from the coding sequence ATGGAACAAAAATCAGTATTGGGAAGAGGGCTATCAGCCCTTATTCCAGAGAAAAAAGTTGAAAAAAATGAATCTGGTTCACTACAGCTACCAATAGAGAAAATTAGACGAAGCAGTTATCAGCCACGTGTGCATTTTGATGAAGTTGCGCAAAACGAACTCATTGAATCAATTAAAAAACGAGGCGTTATACAGCCGATTCTTGTTCGTACGAGTGATGATGGATATGAGCTCATAGCTGGCGAACGTAGACTACGTGCGGCTCAAGCGGTAGAGCTTGAAACAATTCCTGCGATTATTAGAGAAGTAGGCAATAAAGAAGCAATGGAATTAGCGCTTATTGAAAATGTACTTCGCGAAGATCTTGATCCAATTGAAGAAGCAAAAGGGTACTACCGGCTTATCAAAGAGTTTGGCCTTACGCAAGAACAAATTGCAGAAGAAGTTGGAAAAGAGAGGGCAAGCATTGCTAACTCTATGCGACTGCTGAAGTTACCTGGAAATGTGAGAGAACTAATTTCGCAAGGGTTGTTGTCGGTTGGGCATGGGAAGGTGCTTCTTTCAGTGATGGATGAAAAGACAATTGAAAAGTTATGCAAAAGCATTATTAATAGTAAGCTGTCTGTACGTGAAACAGAAAAGCTTATTGAAAAACTTCGAACAAATCCAGTCCATAAAAGAGATCGTAAAAACAGCGATCCGCATCTTGCCGCAATAGAAGATGAACTAAAAAGAAAATTTGGGACATCGGTAAAAGTATGGCAGGGATCAAAAGCAGGGAAGCTGACGATCGAATATTATTCCAAGGAAGATTTAAATAGAATAATAGAAATTCTTGGAGTTGCTTTTTAA
- the rsmI gene encoding 16S rRNA (cytidine(1402)-2'-O)-methyltransferase — MNNKVGILYIVGTPIGNLEDITLRGLKTLKSVDLIACEDTRHTQKLLNHFSISTKSESYHKFNEKSKCSRFINLLESGKDIALVSDSGMPGISDPGNILIKEVIKNNVSVIPVPGPSACITALVASGFDIDSFIYEGFLPQKKMAKKKKLMEFEHEVRPVVFYESPKRILETLKAVEEVLGDREVVIAREITKFYEEYIRGKASDVLKKLGASEVKGEIVLIIQGGIIEDEAPIDIEKEVTQTMKKLNITKKEAITFVAARYNIMKKDVYKKTIKNS; from the coding sequence ATGAACAACAAAGTTGGTATTTTATATATTGTCGGTACACCGATTGGGAACTTAGAAGATATAACTCTAAGAGGTTTAAAAACCCTGAAATCTGTTGATCTTATCGCGTGCGAAGATACTCGTCACACACAAAAACTTTTAAATCATTTTTCTATTTCTACAAAAAGTGAAAGCTATCATAAGTTTAATGAAAAGAGTAAGTGCTCGCGTTTTATAAATCTTTTAGAATCGGGGAAAGACATTGCGCTTGTTTCAGATTCTGGTATGCCGGGCATTTCTGATCCTGGAAATATTCTCATAAAGGAAGTGATAAAAAATAATGTTTCGGTTATTCCTGTTCCCGGACCGTCGGCATGCATCACGGCATTGGTCGCGTCAGGATTTGATATTGATAGTTTTATTTATGAAGGATTCTTGCCGCAAAAGAAAATGGCAAAAAAGAAAAAATTAATGGAGTTTGAACACGAGGTGCGCCCCGTTGTTTTTTATGAGTCTCCAAAAAGAATTTTAGAAACACTTAAAGCTGTTGAAGAAGTGCTCGGTGATAGGGAAGTAGTTATCGCACGAGAAATAACAAAGTTTTATGAAGAATATATTAGAGGTAAGGCATCAGACGTTTTAAAGAAACTTGGTGCCAGTGAAGTGAAAGGCGAGATAGTGTTAATCATTCAAGGCGGAATCATAGAAGATGAGGCCCCTATTGATATAGAAAAAGAAGTAACACAAACTATGAAAAAGCTTAATATCACAAAAAAAGAAGCGATAACATTTGTTGCTGCGCGATATAATATCATGAAAAAAGACGTCTACAAGAAAACTATTAAAAACTCCTAG